The Oncorhynchus mykiss isolate Arlee chromosome 5, USDA_OmykA_1.1, whole genome shotgun sequence DNA window acactgagtgagCAGGTTCTtaatgttgagttgcacccccttttgccctcggaacagcctcaatttgtcggggcatgtaCTCTATAAGgtgttgatacacacaggaaactgttgagtgtgaaaaacccagcagcgttcttgacacactcaaaccagtgtgcctggcaccgacTATCATACCCCGTTCGAAGTCACTTAacttttgtcttgccaattcaccctcttcacccccccccctcacaaTGCAGTCCTGTTTACAGCCCCTCAAGCACTATAGGGACTTTAATGCAACCCACCACCTTCATATACTCAACTCCTGTTCTCACGGCCCGGTAGGCTCCATTAACAGTGCACACCATGCTTTGATTTCTCGTCAGAGAAACGCATGCTTGGTTTTGCCGCTTGACACCAAAAAACACAATGGCGAAGAGGGGAAAGGAATGGCCGTGGCAACAATAaactatgatttttttttttttcacgtgTCATTCATCTGGGATATAGGATGCATGTTTCAGGGTGTATGTAATAAAAACAAATGCCCCCACCGAACAGATCTTTTCGCTTTTCATAAGATCTTTGTGTTGTAATTGTACAGGAACAGAGCTGTGCTCAGTGCTGCTGCCCCAGAAATTACAGTTTGTATTAGGGAGAAACACGGCAAAGCCCAAAACTCCTCTGGTCGTGAGTGTGAAGGCCACATCACAACAGTTGTCCTTGGGTCAGGCTGAGGCCCAAGCAAGAGCCAACTGCACAACTGGGAATCCAATGAGCTTTCCCTGACACATAATAATATAAGAAAAAGTTGATGATGCAGAAGAAGTTGTATAAAACAGTAGTAAAAGAGTataacaatgacagcctaggaacagtgggttaactgcctgttcaggggcagagcgacagatttgtacgttgtcagctcagggatttgaacttgcaacctttcggttacaagtccaacgctctaaccactaggctaccctgccgccccgaataTGTCTgtgaacacaccagccagctgctcTGTGCATggtctgaggacgtggctagggatcccatctgggccggcagccttgcgagggttaacacgtttaaatgtttttctcacgttggccacggagaaggagaaccTACAGgctttggtagtgggccgtgtcattggcactgtattgtcctcaaagtgagaaAAGAGGTTGTTttaatttgtctggaagcaagacgtcgatgtccgcAACGggactggttttctttttgtaatccgggTTTGGCTGTAGACCCTGCAACATATGTCACGTGTTTGAGCAGTTGAATTGccactctactttgtctctatattgacgctttgcatgttttgattgccttgcggagggaataactgcactgtttgtattcggtcatgtttccagtcgccttggcATGATTAAAAgccggtggttcgcgctttcagttttactCGAATGCTGCCATCCATTCACTGTTTCTGGTTCGGGAAGGTTTAAATAGTCACTTAGGGTACTCGGATGCACTTGCTAATACATTTGCTCACCGAGTCGGCGTATTGgcaatgttgttgtcttaggctaCCTGGAACGTATCCCAGttcacgtgatcgaagcaatcttaaagcatggaatccgattggtcagaccagcgttggatagacctgagcatgggcgtttcctgatggtttctgcctataggatggGAGCAAAAAAATGTAGTCATGGTCaaatttgctgaagggagggtgggggagggctttgtatgcatcatgGAAGTttgagtagcaatgatccagaatgctacCAGCTTGTGTCGCGTatttgatatgctgatagaaGTTAGgaagccttgttttcagattagttttgttaaaatcccaagctacaataaatgcagcctcaggatatatggtttccagtttacatagagtaaACAGCATTCTCTcgcaggtgttccttttgtctaggtgtgaaagggcagtgtggagtgcaatagagattgcatcatctgtggatctgttggggcggtatgtgaattgtagtgagtctagtgtttctgggatgatgttgtgagccataaccagcctttcaaagcacttcatggccacagacgtgagtgctatggggcggtagtcattttggtcagttaccttggcgttcttgggcacagggactatggtggtctgcttgaaacacagattagtgtcccgctctagactttagctcagtgcagatgttgcctgtaatccatggcttctggatgGGATATGTACATATGGACACTGTGTAGACGACATCGTTGATGCACTTtttgatgaagctggtgactgatgtggtatactcctcaatgccatcgaatgaatcccggaacatattctagtctgtgctatTAAGGCTGTAGCTTGTCATCCTCGTCAtcagaccacttccgtattgagcgagtcactggtacttcctgcttgagTTTTTTTTCTtgtaatcaggaggatagaattagggtcagatttgccaattggagggtgagggagagatttgtaagtgtctgtgtgtggagttttTCTTTCTGGTTgtacatgtaacatgctggtagaaaactgatttaagttttcctgcattaaatcCCCCCGCCACTAGGaccgccgcttctgggtgagcattctcttgtttgcttatggccttatacagcacTTAGTGCCTGCATCTGTTtggtggtaaatagactgctacgaaaaatatagacaAACTCTCTtgataaatagtgtggtctacagcttacgAGGTACTCTtcttcaggtgagcaaaacctcaagacttccttaatattagagattgtgCACCAACTTTTGTTGACAAATTgacacagaccaccacccctCATCTTACCGGAGGtggttctgtcctgccgatgcatggaaaacTCAGCCAACTGttatcgttcagccacgactcggtgacaCGTAAGATATTATTAGTTTTtattgtcccgttggtaggatagtctcaaatggagctcatccagtttattctccagtaaTTGCTTGTTCGCCAGTAAGACTCATGGTAAAGGCGGATTATCCACTCGCCGATGAATTCTCCCcaagctgttcattgactacagctctgctTTCAACAGCCAGTGCCCTACAAGCTCATCCGTTAGCTAAGGTCCTTGGGACTGAACGCCTctctctgcaactgaatcctggacttcctgaggggtcgcccccaggtggtgaggataggcaaCAATACATCCTCCATGCtgaccctcaggggtgtgtgctcagtcctctcctgtactccctgttcacctatgactgcgtggccgcgcacaactccaacataaccattaagtttgccgacgacacaacggtggtaggcttgatcacaatgacgatgagacagcttgtagggaggaggtcagagacctggcagtgtggcaccaggacaacaacctcctgtCCCTCAAAGTGGGCAAGACAACGGACCTTatcgtggattacaggaaacagagggccgaaCATGCCCACATTCACATCAACGGGCTATAGTAGAGCATGTGTCTAGAggtttcctctgtgtccacatcactaaggatctatcatggccCACACAGTCGTATAGAGaacacgacaacgcctcttccccctcaggaggctgaaaagatttgtaaacgaccctcagatcctcaaagttctacagctgcaccattttagagcatcttgactggctgtatcactgtttggtatggcaactaatcgcaaggctctacagagggtagtgcgtacagccctgtacatcactagggccaaacTGGGGCTATGTACATCACTGGTgccccaaaaatggtcaaagactccagccacccaagtcatagactgttctctttgctacctagcggcaagcgataccggaacACCAAGTCTGtgaccaaaaggcacctgaatagcttctaccccaaagccacaagactgctgaacattcatcaaatggctacatggacaatttacatgtattttttttttatttaaccaggtaggccagttgagaacaagttcttatttacacctgcaacctggccaagataaagcaaagcagtgcgacacaaacaacaacagagttacacattgaatgaacaagcgtacagtcaataacacactagagaaaaagaaagtctatatacagtgtgtgcaaatggcgtgaggaggtaaggtaataaataggccatagtagcaagtaattacaaataggcaaattaacactggagtgatagatgtgcaagtagaaatactggtgtgcaaaagagcagaaaagtaaataaaaacaatgtggGGATgcggtaggtagattggatgagctatttacagatgggctatgtacagctgcagcgatcggatagctgatgtttaaagttagtgagggaaatataagtctccagcttcagcgatttttgcatttcgttccagtcattgacagcagagaactgtaagtaaaggcggccgaaggaggtgttggctttgggtatgaccagtgagatataccagCTGGAGCGTGTggtacgggtgggtgttgttatcgtgaccagtgagctgagataaggtggcaaagacttatagatgacctggagcaagtgggtctagcgacgaatatgtagcaagggccagctgattagagcatacaggtctcagtggtgggtggtatatggggctttggtgacaaaacggatggcactgtgatggactccatccagtttgctgagtagagtgttggaggctattttgtaaatgacatcgccgaagtctaggatcggtaggatagtcagttttactagggtatgtttggcagcatgagtgaaggaggctttgttgtggaatggaaagctgattctagatttaattttggattggagatgtttaatatgagtctggaaggagagtttacagtgtagccagacacctaggaatttgtagttgtccacatattccattcagaaccatccagagtagtgatgttagtcgagcgggcgggtgcgggcagcgaacggttgaaaagcatgcatttaagagtagttggagtccatggaaggagtgttgtatgtcatcaaagctcgtttggaggtttgttaacctttctgggatatgtgggacggtagcgtcccacctcttcaacagccagtgaaattgcagggcgccaaattcaaaacaacagaaatcccataattaaaattcctcaaacacacaagtattttacaccatgttaaagataaacttgttgtaaatccaaatcttcaataatgtttcaaccggataattcctttgtctgtagaaatgcaatggaacgcagctaactctcacgggAGTGCGCGAGactgagctcatggcactctgccagacacctgactcaatcagctctctttcccccctccttcacagtggaagcctcaaacaaggttctatagactgttgacatctagtggaagccttaggaagtgcaatatgaccccatagacccCATGTATATTTGATAGTAaatctacaaacctcagatttcccacttcctggttggattttttctcaggtttttgcctgccatatgagttatgttgtactcacagacatcattcaaacagttttagaaacttcagagtgttttctatccaaatctacaaattatatgcatattctagcttctgggcctgagttgcaggcagtttactctgggcaccttattcatccaagctactcaatactgccccccagtcccaaagaagttaacacagtgtccaaagaagggccaggcgtatacagaatggtgtcgtctgcgtagaggtggatcagggaatcaacCGCACCCAgaacgccaaattcaaataatttactataaaaatcaaactttcattaaatcacacaaaaaagctacacgtgttgtgaacccagccaacatgtcagatttcaagaaGGCTCTTCGACGAGAGCaaaagatgctattatctgaggatagcacccagtaaacaaagagagagaagcatatttcaaccctgcaggcgtgacacaaaacacagaaataaaaatataattcatgccttacctttaacaagcttcttttgttggctctccaatatgtcccataaacatcacaaatggtccttttgttcgattaattccgtcgatatatatccaaaatgtccatttatttggcacgtttgatccagaaaaacactggttacAACTTGCTCACGTGActtcaaaatatctcaaaagttacctgttaaactttgccaaaacatttcaaactacttttgtaatacaactttaggtatttttttacgtaaataatcgataaaattgaagacgggatgatctgtgttcaatacaggaggaaaacaaactgtagctagctttctggtcacgcgcctctatctaacagtacacttcaagtgaccctcgttcaagatggtcgtacttcttcattacacaaagggaaaacctcaaccaatttctaaagactggtgacatccattGGAAGCGGTGGGAACTGcaagaaatctggattcccaatgaaagcccatctactaataatatgcatatcttatcttctggggatgagtagcaggcagttgaatttgggcatgcatttcatccggacgtgaaaatactgccccctatcaccaagaagttaacaatGCACGGTTGGGaatgggctcataagtaagcatttcactgttaaatctacacctgttgtattcgttgcatgtgaccaataaaattagatttgattgatttgaattGGATATCTGTTCATGTTTAATTACTGAACCTACCTTTTACGTAGTCCTTTTGATTCCTAACATAAGGCTTTTACAAGTAAGCGTCACTGCTgaggtctttttttttttttaagatttgagttccacaatataatataaccagttgataataCGGTTTCAGTTAATGAATCTTAAATGGCACTTGTTTTTTTATTGActgaatatacactgagtgagCAGGTTCTtaatgttgagttgcacccccttttgccctcggaacagcctcaatttgtcggggcatgtaCTCTATAAGgtgttgatacacacaggaaactgttgagtgtgaaaaacccagcagcgttcttgacacactcaaaccagtgtgcctggcaccgacTATCATACCCCGTTCGAAGTCACTTAacttttgtcttgccaattcaccctctgaatggtacacatacacaatccatgtctcaattgtctcaaggcttaaaaatctttctttaactaCACTGATTTGTGTATTTATCATGcgacgtcaataagggatcatagttttcacctggattcaccttgtcagtctgtcatggaaagagcaggtgttcctaattttTTTGTACACTCTATATTGGGCAATTTAGCCATTAGGATTTGTTATCTGTAATGGTTGTAGCTAATGAAGCATTGTTGCTCATTATTGGTATAGATAAGTACAAACATTACTTTCCCATTCGAGTACTCAAAGGAAAATAAAGCATGCGAGTACATGAACAGTACAAAATgttcaaatgcccatccctaattCTCTGCAGCCTTTGTAGAGAGCATATGGTAATTTCTCATTCAAATCTCCTTTTCACATAACGCCTATTGTGAAGCATTAGCATTGGGGTGACCTTGACTTCTTCTCCCGTGTGCCGCACTAGGTTTGTTTTTGTAATGCGTTGATATTTATAGTCGTATTGAGTAGCTCGAAACTGATCTCCCCGCTCTTAGGCCCACTTACCTCCGGCTCTCTTTGACTGTTAGTCAGTGTTGGTGTGACCTACTGTACACTATAATGACCTGGCCCTTATTTACCCAGCCTTAACAAAGAGCCCGGACAGGGGCCTGCCCGCTTGTCCCAACACAGTAGCCATAGTGGCTGGGATCAAAAGGCTCAGAGGGGGTGGGACAGGGAAGGGGATTACAGCCCTTACAGCCCTCCTTGTTTTTACAGCCctccctttttttctctctctctctccctgcgaaATAATTATTAACCTTCTGGTTGTGACCGTTTTTCACCTGTAGTCCAAAAGGTGAAGGACATCAGGTTATCCACTTCACCATGCCACTTTCTCGTCTGTTCTTATCTTCTTGGGAATCTCCATGTTCAGTTTTATAGAGCATACGCAAGTAGCTTTAAAAGTATAGCTTTCTTGTATATCCTAGTGTTTTCATTATTGTAGAGGTTAGTTGAGCCTGAACTCGGCAATGGTATACAGACCATCTACCTCTGAAACTGACCTCCTGCCTCCTCAATTTTCTGCCGCCTGTTACACTGTCTGCCAGTGAAGGATGATCCCAACTAACTGAAATGCCTGGCAACTGTAACTAAGGGGCAGGCATGGCTGGGCTTGGTCATTGGTCGGAGCAATGGACTGGGGGCAGAGAGTCAGAGGGAAAGCCATATTGGGGGAGGGAGCTAGTTAATAGAAAATGGACTGATAGATTAGCCTAGTGATTTCAGATTAGTAAACTATCCAAATGTAGCTCTAAAAACAAGAGGAGAGACATTAGAGGAGCGAAAGATAGTATTGTGGCTGGGTTGGTAAAGGACCTCAGGTGCAGCCCAAatgggagggggtagagagagtgagagatcgGGTGTatcagagggaggggtagagcgCGGTTCAGAGGGAacgggagagagtgagagcgagcatgtgtgtgtgtgcgtgcagggtAAAGAGAGTGAGCGGGAGAACGAGAGCGAAGGGAAAAGGAACTGTAAGCCAGTCACAGCATCTCTTTCCCACTGCACCAGTTGGTGAGGGACAGCTCCTCTCTCCAAAAGGTTCCTATTTAATTATTTTGTGCTTCACTCCAGGACTGCTTTGCTGAATGAAATTGTATTTCTGTCTCTTCGGTTATTCGTTTGGCGAAAGCTGAGTTCGGCTGGGGGAATGGAAATTAGAGGAGACGCACACAGAGGACAGCATTGAAACTGGAACTCTCTGTACTGGTGGAGTCGTTTCTCTTTTGCTGTGGCTTGGTTTTTGTAACAAGGAGCAGACGTACTGAGTGGAAGAAAGAGTCAAAAGTCCAGACAGCTGTGCCTCCCCTGAAAAACAcctaaaaaaaaacgtatttgaaTGGAACGGGCATGTATGTACTAATAATATCAATAATGGAAACAAGCGCTTAAGAGGCGAGGCTGACGTAAAGAGCTTTCACCCTAGGCTGTAAACAAGCGGAATGCAGATTGATCCCACATCCATCTCAGCCGGCGCCCTGAACAGAATTTCTAAGGGGAGACAGTCCGAGGAGCTCTGAGACACCCAGATGTCTTCTACCGGCTCCAGTATCTATTGATCCGATTGTGTGAGACTCCTGACAACTCCTACATTCTTTGCCTGAAAAATCCTCTTTTGCAACCAGCTTTTGCCTCTCATAACCTGGAGAATGAAAGTTTCAGAAAAGTGCGTGGATTGGGATTCCAGAGACCAAAGCCAGATTtgtggctacacacacacataacaggaTCCAGATTATTCTGCGCCTCCTTTGGCTTCTCTCTGATTGGGGAACATTGTAAAACATAATTCCCCCGGCGCTCTGTGGAACGAGAGCTGTGATATTAACCACCGCAGAGAGCCCTGTGTTTGTCTAGCGTGTCTGTGTTTTGATTCGGACAATAGCGGGGCGTACATGGGGTCCAGACACTGACCACGGGACCACTCACTACCCCAAAATAAGAGGATGTGCATACTACAAGACTGAGAAACAATTGCGGCTTGTCTAACAGCATTTTGGAACTTTAGAGAGGACTTGAGGTATGAACCAAACACAATGGCTAACGGGGATGTAATTACTCATATGAATTTGGGGTTTTCCCAGTGGATCTTTCTCTGACAGTAAACAAGCTATCTGAAAGTCGAAATTATACCGACACGCTAAATGTTTTAATACTATTTTCTCTTATCTATAGTCTCAAAATAGGAGTCACATGCTCCCGGTCTTATTTAATCTGCAGTAGGATCTGCACCAGAgcgccctgcctgcctgcctcatgTTTCTCCCCCACATGCCGACTACCCTGCACCTCCTGTGCTTTTTGCCCTTGTGAGGACAACACCTGCTCTCCGTCCCCAGTCTCCCAGTGGCAGCCCTCTTATGAATCAGGAGATGTGGCCGCAGACTGTCAGGGAGAGCAATGGGGATCCCTGCCGCCGGGATAAATGCCTGGCATAGCACCGGCAGACCTTTTTCTGTTTTTGGAGGGAATATCTTTCTTCTTTCAACAATTACCCCACTGCCTCTAAGCATGACTGATCGAAAAAGTAGAGCCGAGTCGGCAGTCCTGCTTTCCTATGGGCTGTATTGATTTTCGTCAGTCAGTGTTCATTTGATTGAGACCCAGCTATGTGAGAGCCGAggtgaaagagcgagagaggccAGAACTCCCATTTGCTGAGGGAGGCTACAGGCAGACAGGTCTTCAGTTACAGTCTATCTGCATCGTGGTTGGCACAGCACAAACCTGACCCACCTGGACCGCGCCCAGAACGATGAACCAATCAGCATTGACGACAGACCTGGTTCCCACTGCCAACAGCAGCCTGGTGGGCCCAGACCCCAACCACTCCTGTCCCCTGGGCTGGGGCCAGAACGAGGGCCTGGAGGCCTGTGTCTTGGAGACTGCGGTCATCGTTCTGCTCACGGTGCTCATCATTGCCGGGAACCTGACAGTGATCTTCGTGTTCCACTGCGCCCCCCTGCTGCACCACTATACCACTAGCTACTTCATCCAGACTATGGCCTACGCCGACCTGCTAGTGGGCCTCAGCTGCCTGGTGCCCACCCTGTCCCTGCTGCACTACCCGGCCAGCGTCCAGGAGCCCATCACCTGCCAGGTCTTCAGCTACGTCATCTCGGTGCTCAAGAGCGTCTCAATGGCCTGTCTGGCCTGCATCAGCGTGGATCGCTACCTGGCCATCACCAAACCCCTGTCCTACAACCAGCTGGTGACGCCGTGCCGGCTCCGCGGTTGCATCGCCCTCATCTGGGTCTACTCCAGCCTGGTCTTTCTGCCCTCTTTCTTTGGCTGGGGCAAGCCGGGTTACCACGGGGACATCTTTGAGTGGTGCGCCCACTCCTGGCCCACCTCGGCGCTCTTCACAGGCTTTGTGGTATGCCTACTGTACGCGCCCGCGGCCCTGGTAGTCTGCTTCACCTACTTCCACATCTTCCGCATCTGCCAGCAGCACAACCGGGAGATCAGTGAGAGGCGAGCACGCTTCCCCAGCCaggagatggaggctggggaGGGTGGTGGCAGTGGCAGCGGCGGGGGGCACCACGCGGGTCAAGGGCCTGACAGGCGCTACGCCATGGTGCTATTCCGCATCACCAGCGTCTTCTACATGCTTTGGCTGCCCTACATAATATATTTCCTGTTGGAGAGCTCCCACGTGCTGGACAGTCCCGCCCTGTCCTTTGTAACAACCTGGTTGGCCATCAGCAACAGCTTCTGCAACTGCGTCATCTACAGCCTGTCCAACAGTGTGTTCCGCCTGGGCATGCGCCGCCTCTCGCAGACACTCTGCTCTTTCAGCCACTGTGCAGCCGACGACAGGGACTTTGGCGAACCCAAG harbors:
- the LOC110524087 gene encoding G-protein coupled receptor 52-like yields the protein MNQSALTTDLVPTANSSLVGPDPNHSCPLGWGQNEGLEACVLETAVIVLLTVLIIAGNLTVIFVFHCAPLLHHYTTSYFIQTMAYADLLVGLSCLVPTLSLLHYPASVQEPITCQVFSYVISVLKSVSMACLACISVDRYLAITKPLSYNQLVTPCRLRGCIALIWVYSSLVFLPSFFGWGKPGYHGDIFEWCAHSWPTSALFTGFVVCLLYAPAALVVCFTYFHIFRICQQHNREISERRARFPSQEMEAGEGGGSGSGGGHHAGQGPDRRYAMVLFRITSVFYMLWLPYIIYFLLESSHVLDSPALSFVTTWLAISNSFCNCVIYSLSNSVFRLGMRRLSQTLCSFSHCAADDRDFGEPKPRKRPKSCSI